cagaatttattattgttctattcagggattcgacttcttcctgatttagacttgggacggtgtatgtgtccaggcatttatccatttcttctagattttctagtgtatttgcatagaggtttttatactattctctgatggtagtttgtatttcggtgggatcagtagtgatatccaatatattactttttattgcatctatttgattcttctctcttttctactttattaatctggctaactgtctatctattttgttgatgtgctgtattcaggagacccatctcacgtgcaaagacacacagaggctcaaaataaagggatggaggaatatttaccaagcaaatggaaagcaaaaaaaaaaagcaggagttgcaatcctaatctctgataaaacattttaaaccaaaaaagatcaaaagagacaaagaaaagcattgcataatggtaaagggatcaatgcaacaagaagagctaaatatcctaaatatatatgccccaaatacaggagcacccagattcataaaggaagtccttggagacctacaaagagacttagactcccacacaacaagagtgggagactttaactccccgctgtcaatattagacagatcaacgagacagagaattaacaaggatattcaggacttgaagtcagctctggaccaagcagacctaatagatatctacagaactctccaccccaagtcaagagaatatacattcttctcagcacctcattgcacatattctaaaactgaccacataattggaagtaataCACTCCTcgccaaatgcaaaagaacagaaatcataacaaacagtctctcagaccacagtgcaataatcaaattagaactcaggatgaagaaattcactcaaaactgcacaactacatggaaactggaaaacctgttcctgaatgtctactgggtaaataaagaaatgaaggcagaaataaagatgatctttgaaaccaatgagaacaaagacacaacatatgaGAATCTccaggacacatttaaagcagtgtgtagagggaaatttatagcactaaatgcccacaagagaaagcaggaaagatctaaaactgacaccctaacatcacaattaaaagaactagagaagcaagagcaaattcaaaagctagcagaagagaagaaataactaagatcagagcagaactgaaggagataaaggcatgaaaatcaattccaaaaaatcaatgaatccaggagctggttttatgAATCTTTAATTCTGTgttgtgaaatttaaaatttctttagttTGATGATTGAAGTCCTTATGCCATTgttctgagattttcttttttatttctcatatattttatccATCTCTGACTCCTTTTCTAccaaattatatatgtttaaatttgtAGTATTTTAATAAGTTGAAATTAGAAAGTAACAATCTTCCCTTAATGTGTACAATTTGACAAATAATGACATAACCATAACCTTTctcaatacagaaaaaattatccTCAAAATTTCCTCTCGTTGTCCTGTAATTTCCACTTCCTACACCTTCCCTTCTCATACCACATCCACGGCCAACTACTGGTTTTCATTATGTAACTTTAgattagttttcattttatagaatttATAAAAGTGGAACTGTATGTATGTACTTGTATTTCTTTGGCTTATGTTACTCATCATAAGTACTTGTGAATTTACATTTGTTGAGCATTTCCAGCAGTACTTGTTTGAACAGTGGGTATTATTCAAGTGAAAGAATTTAGAACAAAGTGTTTACTGCTTAACCTGCTGATCAATATTTGGATTGCTTTCAGTATCTGGGTATTATAAAGAAAGGTGCTACTCAGCTTAGAGAACTACACAGTTGAGAAAGACAATGTTCTTATTCCTACATCAACATGAACAGCAGTTAAACAGAAAAAGCTGCACTTCAATAAATTTTCTTCAACACATCAGGTAATTAAAGTCATAGAACTCTTTGTGTGTGTCAgtttgtgtgtgagagaggagggaggaagggacacAGAAAAAGTGAGAGATCCTACATAATTGACCATAATTTAGGAGGTGCTCAAATACATACAGGGACTTAGTCCTAAAGGACAAGGTCCACATTAGATGGAGAGGACAAGTTGGTGCACCTACGTAtggctatatatttatataaatatcattGTCTAATAATACAGTAATATACATTAGAATAAATATAGTGGAGAGTAAAATATGACAGTGATGAAAAACCCCACCTCCAGcacctttttttcccttcttgcaCCTGCCTTGATGTGTCCTGAGTGCCCCTTGGTGTCTGAGCACCCCCTGGTGTCCTGAGCTACCCTGCAGGGAGGTTTGTGTCTGGCCTCACAATGACGTCCCCCTCTGTGTCTTTTGTGTAAAAATCCATGGTGGTGTACTTGTTGCGCAGGTAGCTCAGCTGTAGGAAAAACTGCTTTCTGAATGTGGATCTGGAGGTGGTGACTGGACTCTTGAGAAGCGGGTTGTACTGTGTGCTTCCTCATGACCTACACACCTGACCCACTTCAGCTCCTTCCCTGGAGGCTGGCAGATCCAGCCCCAGGAGGAAGTACTGGTTATGATCGGAAATCCAGAGGCAGCACAGGTGAAGGAGAGGGTCTCTGAGGGCTTTACTAGAACATGAGTGCgctgaaaaacacaatttttgtcaTACACAGGATCTGAATGACATTTTGATGAGAACGATCCCGGGCTAGAAGCATCAATAACAAGGTTGACATCAGTGTaaggttggacaggcagttgctgtgCAGATATTTTCACAGAAGTAATTCTTTTATTGTTGTGGTtgcctttgtgcaaggttgtggcTTTTCTGAGTGTTATAAAGCTAGCTCTTGTTGTTAGGGATATAAGTAATTCTTTTGTGGTTGTGGTTGCCTTGTGCAAGATTGTGGCTTTTCCAAGTGTTATAAAGCTAGCTCTTGTTGTTAGGGATATAAGTAATTATTTTGTGGTTGTGGTTGCCTTTGTGCACAGTTGTGGTTATTCTGAGTGTTATAAAGCTAGCTCTTGTTGTTAGGGATATAagtaattattttgttgttgtgcaCAGTTGTGGTTATTCTGAGTGTTATAAAGCTAGGTCTTGTTCTCAGGGGTATGTGCATGAGAAGCTTCCATAAATGGCCTTCCTCAGCTCCATTTGTCAGGGTTTGAACACAAGGGACTCCAGTTGGATTCGACAACTTTTACAAGCTCTTCTAACACTACTGGTGAAGAAGGTGACTCTGTGACAGTTTACACAGCACAGGATCAATTCCACATCCTCACCCCATTTTGACCAAAGAAGCTTATGCCCTCATTACTAATGGCCACATGCATTCCCAGATGGGTCTCCAGAAAACTGAGTGGAGTGTCCTGAACaatgagagagaagaaagtcTCAGCAGCCTCTCTCAGTGGCTGCAGGAGTCACAGCCTGAGCCCCACCTAAGCTCCAGGGAAAGGGCTTGAGCCCCAGGATTTAGACCGCAGGGACAACATCCTTTTTTCCAGAAAGCaggaaaagcaaatggaaaagcgAGAACCACTAAAAATGAAAGTCAGGAAGCACCAGATCAGTGCTGATACTCATTTGCATACTTTATTGTCAAGAGAAATGTCATACATAAAACCTGTGAGGTCCTACATGACACTGAACTTGGTCCAGCCTCTCTCTTGGCTGCAATCAAAATCCCTAAAAGCCATTCTAGTCAGGGAATCCCATTGAGGTTCCTGTCCTGAGTCTGACTGGAGAAGACTCACCAGGCACCCCTGAGCTTCCTCACGACTCTGATGCTGGTGACCATGGTTGAGGACCTTTCATTCCTGTAAGTGGCAATATACATATTGTGCATGTGAGAATGAGTCCTCATAttacaatgattaaaaaaatgtagagatgACATTGGTGGGCACAGAAATCTATTAAAGAGTTTCCCTAGAGAAACTGTCAGAAGCAGAGGAAGTCCCAAATCCTGACAGGAAGCAAACCCCAGCCTCCATGTGCACCTGCTCTGTGGTTGACTCTGATCAGTGGGTCCTGAGCGCCCCCTGCAGCTGATTTCCCCCAACGTTCCCGCAGGAGGTTTGTGTCTGGGCTCACACTTGTGTCCCCTCACAGGATTTCTCACACAGTAATACACGGCCATGTCCTCGGCTCTCCGTCTGTTCTTTTGCAGATACAGGGGCTTCCTGGAATTGTCTCTGGAGATGGTAAATCGGCCCTTCACGGAGTCCGCATAGTGTGTCCTACCGCCATTCCAACTAATACCCGAGACCCACTCCAGCCCCTTTCCTGAAGCCTCGCGGACCCAGTTCATGTCACTGTTACTGAAGGTGAATCCAGAGGCTGCATAGGAGAGTCTCAGGGACCCCCCAGGCTGTACCAACCCTCCCCCAGACTCCACCAGCTGCACCTCACACTGCacacctgcaaacagagacatCCTGGTCAGAAACTGCCACACATATCCACTGTTCTGTCACTCATGTCCACTCACACTCAATATCCTTAGTTCTCCatgaattatcttttaaaatagcaGCAAGAAAAACCCAACTTAGCCCAAATTTCATGGTAATTTGTTTATTGCTGTTGACCCAATAGAAACACCTGAGAATCCCAGGGCTGGGGCTTCTCTCCCAGGGCTGCAGGGTCAGGGCTGGGCTGCTTTTCATCAGAAAAGGGAGGGTCCTATTTGCATGCCTCCTATTATATAGCAAGCTCTGAAGTGGGACACCTGAGGAGAGGACTGAGCCCAGAGTAATGAGAGTGAAACAGCAAACCTGAACAactacaaataaaagaaaaaaaaaaccttcaacatATCAGAGTTGATATCATGGAGCAAACATAGACTGAAAATTTGAGGATAGGGGTTGATAGGGAGACCCAGGATGCGTATATGAGTGTACCTGGGACAGGTGTCGCTCCATGGCATTTAAGCTAACCTGGAAACATTTAGAGTTCCTTGAGGACGTGCGCATTAACAGTGTTGGAGTGTGAAGCTTCTAGTGCCATATATTGTTGCAGGCTTTTCTTACAAAGTTTGAAATATCCCACATGAGCTCACACTCACACAGTGTGACCTTGCACATCCCCAAGGTCACCTCACATGTGCCCTGAGTCACCTCACACATCCCCAATGTCACCTTACACATCCTGCAGGTCACCTCAAACATTTCCCAGGTCACCTCACACAAGTCCCTATTCACCTCACACATCCCTCAGGTAACCTCACACTCACTCAAGGTCACCTTGCACATCCATCCCGCAGGTCACCTCACACTCACCCAAGGTCACCTCGCACATCCCTCAGGTCACCTCACACATTCCCGTGGCCACCTCACAAAAGCCCCTATTCATGTCACACATCCCGTAGGTCACCTTGTAAATCTACTAGGTCACCACACACATCCACCAGGTCACCTCATGCGTTCCTCAGGCAACTTCACACCTGCCCCTGTTCAGCTCACACATCCCCCAGGTAACCTAACACATGCACCAGGTCACCTCACATGCACCCAGGTCACTGCATACATGCCCTTTGTCACCTCACACATTTCCCTAGGTCACCTCACACATCCCCCAGGTCACCTCACACATTCCCCATGTCACCTCACACACACTCCTGGTAAGCTCACACATCCCCCACATCACCTCGAACGCTCCCAGGTCACCTCACACATCCAGCAGGTCACCTCACACATTCCCCAGGTCACCTCACACATTCCCCATGTCACCTCACACGTCCCACAGGTCACCTCACACATGCCTTAGGTCACATCATACATGCCCAAGTCACCTCACGAATTCCCCATGTCACCTCATACATGTCCAGGTAAACTCACACGCACCCAGGCCACCACACATGCACCCTGGGTCACCTCACATGTGCCCAAGTTCACCTCACACATACCCCCAGGTAACCTTACACCTCCCCCAGGTCACCTCACTGTCACGTGACCAGGGCACCTCAGCTTCATACAGGTCCCTTCACACATGCtatgatacatgcatacattatGGAATTGTtaatcaagctatttaacatatccatcacctcataaatgtatttcttttttttttttttttttgagactgagtctcactctgtcgcccaggttggagtgcagtggtgcgattttggctcactgcaaactttgcttcccaggttcaagcaattctcctgtctcagcctcctgagtagctgggattacaggtgcccaacaccgtgcctggctaagttttgtgtttttagtggagacagggtttcaccatcttggcaagtctggtcttgaactcctgatcttgtgatccgcccacctcggcctccgaaagtgctgggattacaggtgtgagcccccgctcCCGACCTGTATAATTTTTTAGtgggaaaaattttaattttaacatttacattttttagccattttgaaatatataatgcatTCATAGCCATATTTTCCATCTTGTGCATTAGAACACTGTAACTTACTCCTTCTGTCTAACTGGAACATTTTACACTTTGACCAAAATCTCTCCTTTTCCAGTCCacccctccagcccctggtaaccaacACTCTATTCTACTTCTGTGAGTCTACCATTTAAACAAACTACAGTGAAATCACGAATTACTCGTCTTCTGCGCCTGCTTGTTGCACTCCACGTGTGGTCCTCTAAAGTCATGATTGCTGTCGCATTTCAAAACCAATGATGCCTGTTCAAGAGCCcgccaaagtcttaactcatttgagccttaactcaaaagtccacagtccaaggTCTCATTTGAGATGAGGCAAGTCTCTTCCatctatgagcttgtaaaataaaaaccaagtcaGTTACTTCCTAGAAAGAATGGGAGTTCAGGCATTgtgtaaatacagccattccaaatggagaAATTGGTCCaaactacaggccccatgcaagtctgaaatccagctgggcagtcaaatcttaatgttccaaaataatcttctttgactccatgtctcaaatCCAGGTTACCTGATGTAacaggtgggttcccatggtcttgggaagttctgcccctgtggcagaactttttaaaaacttttcaaatgaaaagttttaaaaaagttttgcaGGGCACagtctccctcctggctgctttcacgagctggcattgagtgtatGTGGTTTTTCCAGaaacatggtgcaagctgtcagtggatctaccattctgggttctggagggcagtggctttcttcttacagc
The genomic region above belongs to Pongo pygmaeus isolate AG05252 chromosome 15, NHGRI_mPonPyg2-v2.0_pri, whole genome shotgun sequence and contains:
- the LOC134738096 gene encoding uncharacterized protein LOC134738096, producing the protein MSLFAGVQCEVQLVESGGGLVQPGGSLRLSYAASGFTFSNSDMNWVREASGKGLEWVSGISWNGGRTHYADSVKGRFTISRDNSRKPLYLQKNRRRAEDMAVYYCVRNPVRGHKCEPRHKPPAGTLGEISCRGRSGPTDQSQPQSRNERSSTMVTSIRVVRKLRGACPGSFSSKCHSDPVYDKNCVFQRTHVLVKPSETLSFTCAASGFPIITSTSSWGWICQPPGKELKWVRCVGHEEAHSTTRFSRVQSPPPDPHSESSFSYS